A section of the Nitrospirota bacterium genome encodes:
- the hisA gene encoding 1-(5-phosphoribosyl)-5-[(5-phosphoribosylamino)methylideneamino]imidazole-4-carboxamide isomerase, with amino-acid sequence MLIIPAIDLKEGKCVRLEQGLMDKATVYSDDPATTAKHWESQGAEILHVVDLNGAFAGIPKNLEAIKAIRSAVRMPIEVGGGIRDIATIETLVSIGIDRIILGTAAIENPDFVRDACKRFPGRIIVGIDAKDGLVAIKGWAEVTKVKAVELAQKMQDYGVIAIIYTDIRRDGMLSGPNIEATQALAKALHIPVIASGGVHTMKDIENLLTVRYSGVSGVITGKAIYSGSLDLREAILFIKMNDNRCVR; translated from the coding sequence ATGCTAATTATCCCGGCTATCGATCTGAAAGAAGGCAAGTGCGTCCGGCTCGAACAGGGGCTCATGGACAAGGCCACGGTCTACTCCGACGACCCGGCGACCACGGCGAAGCACTGGGAGTCCCAGGGCGCCGAGATCCTGCACGTGGTGGACCTGAACGGAGCATTCGCCGGCATTCCGAAGAACCTCGAGGCGATCAAGGCCATCCGCTCCGCGGTCAGGATGCCGATCGAGGTCGGCGGCGGCATCCGCGATATCGCGACTATCGAGACCCTGGTGTCGATCGGGATCGACCGGATCATCCTCGGCACGGCCGCGATCGAAAATCCGGACTTCGTCCGGGATGCCTGCAAAAGATTCCCGGGCAGGATCATCGTCGGGATCGATGCAAAGGACGGCCTGGTCGCGATCAAGGGCTGGGCGGAGGTCACGAAGGTGAAAGCCGTGGAACTCGCGCAGAAGATGCAGGACTACGGGGTCATCGCCATCATCTACACGGACATCAGGCGGGACGGCATGCTCTCGGGTCCGAACATCGAGGCCACGCAGGCCCTGGCAAAAGCGCTCCACATCCCGGTCATCGCGTCCGGCGGCGTCCATACGATGAAGGACATCGAAAACCTGCTGACCGTGCGCTATTCCGGCGTGAGCGGGGTGATCACCGGCAAGGCCATCTACAGCGGCTCGCTCGACCTGCGGGAGGCGATCCTCTTCATCAAGATGAACGATAACCGGTGCGTGAGATAA
- a CDS encoding ATP-binding protein codes for MMTRTIASLKRLNPWHFIWVSAVISEIFTALLNVVQSYLWFGSVSGDLMLIGAIDALFVPLIAAPIAIYFVKETRLQKEINAGLAREITERRRAEEALARNEARYRAMIDAFDGFIYICSADYRIEFMNDRLKVRTGRDATGESCFTALHERDSVCPWCVNERVLKGETVRWEVKSPKDDRWYFITNTPISNADGTVSKQAMIIDITERKIMEEELLNARKLESVGMLAGGIAHDFNNLLSGILSNIELAKMHSVHLNKVYERLEEAEQATIMAKDLTQQLLTFAKGGAPVKRTLALGALIRESARLAVRRREIKCECSVPEDLWPIDADEGQMNQVFSNMIMNADHAMPEGGTISVLCENLMLGESDVPPLPGGSYVRISIRDQGIGIAQDFLSRIFDPYFTTKNRGSGLGLATSYSIISKHQGHITVESELGKGTVFHIYLPASEAKNRKSGEEQEWLTPGEGRILVMDDDDIIRDAIEKILQALGYEAVLTREGNEALAVYREERESGRAFEAIILDLTVPGGMGGRETGEKLLALDPAARIIISSGYSSDPVMANYRSHGFHGVVAKPYRIKDLGEVLHQVIQEER; via the coding sequence ATGATGACGCGGACCATAGCCAGTCTGAAGCGATTGAACCCCTGGCATTTCATCTGGGTGTCCGCCGTGATTTCCGAAATATTCACGGCGCTGCTCAATGTCGTCCAGAGCTATCTTTGGTTCGGCAGTGTATCCGGGGACCTGATGCTGATAGGCGCCATCGACGCGCTGTTCGTGCCGTTGATCGCGGCCCCCATTGCCATTTATTTTGTGAAGGAGACTCGTCTCCAGAAGGAAATCAACGCAGGGCTGGCGCGGGAAATTACGGAGCGCAGGCGCGCGGAAGAGGCGCTGGCGCGGAACGAAGCCCGGTACCGCGCCATGATCGACGCTTTTGACGGGTTCATCTATATCTGTTCTGCAGACTACCGGATCGAGTTCATGAACGACCGGCTCAAGGTGCGGACCGGTCGTGACGCCACCGGAGAGTCCTGCTTTACCGCGCTGCATGAGAGGGACTCGGTCTGCCCCTGGTGCGTCAACGAGAGGGTCCTCAAGGGAGAGACGGTCCGGTGGGAGGTGAAAAGTCCCAAGGATGACCGCTGGTACTTCATCACCAACACGCCCATCAGCAACGCTGATGGAACGGTATCCAAACAGGCCATGATCATTGACATCACGGAGCGCAAGATCATGGAAGAAGAGCTGCTGAACGCGCGAAAGCTCGAATCCGTCGGCATGCTGGCCGGCGGGATCGCCCATGATTTCAACAACCTGTTGTCGGGGATCCTGAGCAATATCGAGCTGGCAAAGATGCATTCAGTTCACCTGAACAAGGTCTATGAGCGGCTGGAGGAGGCGGAGCAGGCGACGATCATGGCAAAGGACCTGACCCAGCAGCTGCTGACGTTTGCGAAGGGAGGAGCTCCCGTCAAGAGGACCCTCGCACTGGGAGCACTCATCAGGGAATCGGCCCGGCTTGCCGTGCGGCGGAGAGAGATAAAATGCGAATGTTCGGTCCCGGAAGATTTGTGGCCCATTGACGCCGACGAAGGGCAAATGAATCAGGTCTTCAGCAACATGATCATGAATGCGGACCACGCCATGCCCGAGGGCGGCACGATCAGCGTTCTCTGCGAGAACCTGATGCTCGGCGAGTCCGATGTCCCTCCCCTGCCGGGAGGGAGCTACGTGAGGATTTCCATACGGGACCAGGGCATCGGCATCGCACAGGATTTTCTTTCCCGGATATTCGATCCTTACTTCACGACCAAGAACCGGGGGAGCGGTCTCGGCCTGGCGACGTCATACTCCATCATCAGCAAGCATCAGGGACATATTACCGTTGAGTCGGAACTGGGGAAGGGCACCGTCTTCCACATCTATCTTCCGGCTTCCGAGGCAAAGAACCGGAAAAGCGGGGAGGAACAGGAGTGGCTGACGCCCGGCGAGGGGCGCATCCTGGTCATGGATGACGACGACATCATTCGGGATGCGATCGAGAAGATCCTCCAGGCGCTGGGATACGAGGCGGTCCTCACCCGCGAGGGAAACGAGGCGCTCGCGGTCTACCGGGAGGAGCGGGAATCGGGGCGCGCCTTCGAAGCCATCATTCTGGATTTGACGGTGCCCGGCGGCATGGGCGGCAGGGAAACTGGTGAAAAGCTGCTCGCCCTCGATCCCGCAGCCAGGATCATCATCTCGAGCGGCTATTCAAGCGACCCCGTGATGGCAAACTACCGGAGCCACGGCTTTCACGGCGTGGTGGCAAAACCGTACCGGATCAAGGACCTGGGCGAGGTTCTGCACCAGGTCATCCAGGAAGAGCGGTAG
- a CDS encoding adenylate kinase: MRIILLGAPGAGKGTVAKLLTALDGSVQISTGDILRGAVKAGTPLGREAQGYMDRGDLVPDSLIMGIMEQRLQEKDCQKGFLLDGFPRTIPQADALGELLKKINIKLDLVASIEVPRDVILDRLTTRRTCSNPACQEIYNVKSNPPAPGDKCKKCGSPVVQRADETVEAISKRLDVYNEKTAPLIGYYDKKGMLLTIRETSSDGVVNAIKKGIAAKK; the protein is encoded by the coding sequence ATGCGTATCATCTTATTAGGCGCTCCGGGCGCAGGCAAGGGAACGGTCGCGAAGCTTTTGACGGCGCTGGACGGCTCGGTTCAGATATCCACCGGCGACATCCTGCGCGGGGCGGTCAAGGCGGGAACGCCGCTCGGCAGGGAGGCGCAGGGCTACATGGACCGGGGCGACCTCGTCCCCGATTCCCTGATCATGGGCATCATGGAACAGCGGCTCCAGGAGAAGGACTGCCAGAAGGGGTTCCTGCTCGACGGATTCCCGCGCACGATCCCGCAGGCCGACGCGCTTGGCGAGCTGCTGAAGAAGATCAACATCAAGCTTGACCTCGTGGCGAGCATCGAAGTGCCGCGCGATGTGATCCTCGACCGTCTGACGACCCGCCGCACCTGCTCCAACCCCGCCTGCCAGGAGATCTACAACGTCAAGAGCAACCCGCCGGCCCCCGGCGACAAGTGCAAGAAGTGCGGCAGCCCCGTGGTCCAGCGCGCCGACGAGACCGTGGAGGCCATCAGCAAGCGGCTTGACGTGTACAACGAAAAGACCGCACCGCTCATCGGCTACTACGACAAGAAGGGCATGCTCCTGACGATCCGGGAGACGAGCAGCGACGGCGTGGTCAACGCGATCAAGAAGGGCATTGCTGCGAAGAAGTAG
- a CDS encoding GAF domain-containing protein: protein MLPWRLHTKFLFLVLGSLVLFLGTLSVYLVNREARLLQRKAEEKQHLLAFTIYSDLRENMIQGTPRSTLKLMDSLRGTYGLVQLEVLRKDGTPAFGVKGRDIALPQLAQAFETGSEFSFRHYEGQPLHTILYPLKNERVCSPCHGSSQPVLGVLLVSLSWEDSLREIVNSRRTLTLLFAALILAIGGILYFLVRRVVLQPLAILHDGARRIGRGEMTHRISLATGDEMQDLSRSLNEMAGRLEGSYSVLEQRIRERTAEVEERMIRLYEYSRDMATISRLSTRVFSVGQPLDGMLDRFMWAVSRGLGYRRSFLCLVDRRRAWLEVKRDSGLGELLGITSRPLSGDDPFAALVRTGKERLIEDGSRDEVFGRRQAGGEGRGEQLLMVPIRTGGQDKFCWEANNCIRADCPAYKREDESCWLVPDTSCGNDLIESYGDKLAYCMTCSVFPVLGVLVVAARGGRPFRRRDISVLRILAADMGAALENLRLHDDNRQMVRELLELHKSTASALAELSLEKALETFTDAALKFSGLDACNFWLLSQDRLGLVHRAGGCPGPGDHDACPKSLPLDQGAVGRAFRENRIITEYNLPLHDTTELGRTAGAQGMPALLALPLKSEGRPIGVFTVHKRSSTPFLESEIAAFMLLANHAAMAINVCQLNDALKAQNRELASSGSLMSGILGSMTSGIMLLGYDGSVKLINEAGAALLGSRPGDLIDQRLADLFPDAEVFLSASPGPYQETEIRRRDGTSLPIGFTATSFQGGDKREGTIVAWRDLTEIKALQAAVLSKERFAAVGQVVAGVAHEIRNPLFGISSIGQIFERQLTSPAHVELAQALLSETKRLNQLVEELLIYGRPIKLSLVECDLVDLWEEVIGMHREELVRKGITVRGDQDRPHALAYVDPHQIRQVILNLLRNAIDACATGGTISIRFLLEDRFIIFVLADSGAGIPAEHLARVFDLFFTTKARGTGLGLAICKKIVEDHGGSIFVESRDGKNPGEQPGTTVTVKLLHRVITGNLGTTGANS from the coding sequence ATGCTTCCCTGGCGGCTCCACACCAAGTTCCTGTTCCTGGTCCTCGGCAGCCTCGTCCTTTTCCTGGGCACCCTCTCCGTGTACCTCGTGAACCGGGAGGCCCGTCTCCTCCAGCGAAAGGCGGAGGAGAAGCAGCATCTGCTTGCCTTTACCATCTATTCCGATCTGCGGGAAAACATGATCCAGGGGACCCCGCGCAGCACGCTGAAGCTCATGGACAGTCTCCGCGGGACCTACGGGCTCGTTCAGCTCGAAGTGCTCAGAAAGGACGGCACTCCGGCCTTCGGGGTCAAGGGCAGGGACATCGCGCTCCCCCAGCTGGCGCAGGCGTTCGAGACGGGGTCGGAATTCTCGTTCCGGCACTATGAAGGTCAGCCGCTGCATACCATTCTCTATCCGTTGAAGAACGAACGGGTATGCAGCCCGTGCCACGGCAGCAGTCAGCCGGTCCTCGGCGTCCTTCTCGTGTCCCTGTCCTGGGAGGATTCGCTCCGGGAGATCGTCAACAGCAGGCGTACGCTCACCCTTTTGTTCGCGGCGCTCATCCTTGCGATCGGCGGCATTCTGTATTTCCTGGTCCGCAGGGTCGTGCTGCAGCCTCTCGCCATCCTGCATGACGGGGCCAGGCGGATCGGCAGGGGCGAGATGACGCACCGGATCAGCCTGGCGACTGGCGACGAGATGCAGGACCTGTCACGGTCCTTGAACGAAATGGCCGGCCGCCTCGAGGGATCCTACTCGGTGCTGGAACAGCGGATCCGCGAGCGGACTGCGGAAGTCGAAGAGCGGATGATCCGCCTCTACGAGTACAGCCGCGACATGGCCACGATCTCGCGGCTTTCCACCAGGGTTTTCAGCGTCGGGCAGCCCCTCGACGGGATGCTGGACCGTTTCATGTGGGCGGTATCGCGCGGGCTCGGGTATCGAAGATCGTTCCTCTGCCTGGTCGACCGCAGGCGGGCCTGGCTCGAAGTGAAGCGCGATTCGGGACTCGGAGAACTGCTGGGGATCACGAGCCGGCCGCTTTCCGGAGACGATCCTTTCGCCGCGCTCGTCCGCACGGGAAAAGAGCGGCTCATCGAGGACGGCTCACGGGACGAGGTCTTCGGCAGGCGCCAGGCTGGCGGCGAAGGCAGGGGAGAGCAACTCCTCATGGTGCCCATCCGGACCGGCGGTCAGGACAAATTCTGCTGGGAAGCGAACAACTGCATCCGCGCCGACTGCCCGGCATATAAGCGGGAGGATGAATCATGCTGGCTCGTCCCGGACACGAGTTGCGGCAATGATCTCATCGAGTCCTACGGTGACAAGCTGGCCTACTGCATGACCTGCAGCGTCTTCCCGGTTCTCGGCGTCCTGGTGGTCGCCGCGCGCGGGGGCAGGCCCTTCCGGCGAAGGGACATAAGCGTTCTCCGCATTCTGGCCGCTGATATGGGGGCGGCGCTCGAGAACCTCCGGCTCCATGACGACAACCGGCAGATGGTGAGGGAACTTCTCGAACTCCACAAGAGCACCGCTTCAGCGCTCGCCGAGCTCTCCCTGGAAAAGGCGCTCGAGACATTCACCGATGCGGCCCTGAAGTTCTCCGGTCTCGATGCCTGCAATTTCTGGCTTCTTTCCCAGGACCGTCTCGGCCTCGTCCATCGCGCGGGGGGGTGCCCCGGTCCCGGAGACCACGATGCGTGCCCAAAGAGCCTTCCGCTCGATCAGGGCGCCGTGGGACGGGCCTTCCGGGAAAACCGGATCATCACGGAGTATAATCTGCCCTTGCACGATACGACGGAGCTTGGCAGGACCGCCGGTGCACAGGGAATGCCCGCGCTGCTTGCCCTGCCGCTCAAGAGCGAGGGCCGGCCGATCGGCGTGTTCACCGTTCACAAGCGGAGCAGCACGCCATTCCTCGAGAGCGAGATCGCGGCTTTCATGCTGCTGGCCAACCATGCCGCCATGGCCATCAATGTCTGCCAGCTGAACGATGCATTGAAAGCGCAGAACCGGGAGCTGGCAAGCAGCGGCAGCCTGATGAGCGGGATCCTGGGGAGCATGACGAGCGGGATCATGCTGCTCGGCTACGATGGAAGCGTCAAGCTCATAAACGAGGCGGGCGCGGCGCTCCTGGGCAGCCGCCCCGGAGACCTGATCGACCAGCGGTTGGCCGATCTGTTCCCCGATGCCGAAGTGTTCCTGTCGGCGTCCCCGGGGCCCTATCAGGAAACGGAGATCAGGAGACGCGACGGCACGAGCCTCCCCATCGGCTTCACGGCCACGTCTTTCCAGGGAGGAGACAAGCGGGAAGGCACCATCGTGGCCTGGCGCGACCTGACAGAGATCAAGGCGCTCCAGGCAGCAGTGCTCAGCAAGGAACGGTTTGCGGCCGTGGGACAGGTGGTCGCGGGCGTGGCCCATGAGATCAGGAACCCGTTGTTCGGGATCAGCTCCATCGGCCAGATCTTCGAGCGGCAACTGACCAGTCCTGCGCACGTGGAACTGGCCCAAGCCCTTCTCTCGGAAACGAAGCGGCTCAACCAGCTCGTCGAGGAGCTCCTGATCTACGGCCGGCCGATCAAGCTGTCGCTCGTCGAATGTGACCTTGTTGATCTTTGGGAAGAGGTCATCGGTATGCACCGGGAAGAGCTTGTCCGGAAGGGAATTACCGTGCGGGGAGACCAGGACCGTCCGCACGCCCTTGCCTACGTGGACCCGCACCAGATCAGGCAGGTGATCCTGAACCTTCTCAGGAACGCCATCGACGCCTGCGCAACGGGCGGGACGATCAGTATCAGGTTTCTGCTGGAAGACCGGTTCATCATCTTTGTGCTGGCGGACTCGGGAGCGGGGATACCCGCAGAACATCTGGCCCGGGTATTCGATCTCTTCTTTACGACGAAAGCCCGGGGGACGGGCCTTGGGCTCGCGATCTGCAAGAAGATCGTCGAGGACCACGGCGGGTCGATATTCGTGGAGAGCCGGGACGGGAAGAATCCCGGGGAGCAACCGGGAACGACGGTGACCGTCAAGCTTCTCCACCGGGTGATTACCGGCAACCTCGGCACGACAGGCGCGAATTCCTGA
- the hisH gene encoding imidazole glycerol phosphate synthase subunit HisH → MIAIIDYGMGNLRSVQKGFERVGREAVVTSDAKTILSASKVVLPGVGAFPDCMRNLQEYGLIEAVLKSIGSGKPFLGICLGLQLLFTESEEFGLSKGLDIIKGRVIRFKGPEFSDLKIPHMGWNSITVKRRPPALADVPENSYVYFVHSFHVVPEDKSVIATTTGYGIDFVSSVWKDNIFAVQFHPEKSQALGLSILKHFGEQKA, encoded by the coding sequence ATGATAGCGATCATCGATTACGGAATGGGTAACCTGCGGAGCGTCCAGAAGGGCTTCGAACGCGTGGGCCGCGAGGCAGTGGTCACGAGCGATGCCAAGACGATCCTGAGCGCCTCCAAGGTCGTCCTGCCCGGCGTGGGCGCCTTCCCGGACTGCATGCGCAACCTGCAGGAGTACGGGCTGATCGAGGCTGTCCTCAAATCCATCGGCTCCGGCAAGCCTTTCCTCGGCATCTGCCTGGGACTGCAGCTGCTCTTTACCGAGAGCGAGGAGTTCGGGCTGTCGAAGGGACTGGACATCATCAAGGGCCGGGTCATCCGCTTCAAGGGTCCGGAGTTCTCCGACCTCAAGATTCCTCACATGGGCTGGAACTCGATAACGGTCAAGCGGCGTCCGCCGGCGCTCGCGGATGTGCCCGAGAACAGCTACGTCTACTTCGTCCACTCCTTTCATGTGGTGCCCGAGGACAAATCCGTGATCGCGACCACGACAGGCTACGGCATCGACTTCGTGTCCAGCGTCTGGAAGGACAACATCTTCGCGGTCCAGTTCCATCCCGAGAAGAGCCAGGCGCTGGGGCTGTCGATCCTGAAGCATTTCGGAGAGCAAAAGGCGTAA
- the hisB gene encoding imidazoleglycerol-phosphate dehydratase HisB has translation MKRRATIERKTKETDIKISLDLDGTGAYKIKTSVPFMDHMFSHIAKHGFFDLTVKATGDTEIDDHHTVEDLGIAFGQALKKALGESRGIRRYGDVTVPMDETLAQVVMDLSGRPYLAYQVELPKKYKLKDFDPGLAEDFFQSVVNHAGMNLHVRLHYGRDVHHMLEAIFKAFGRALDQATSIDPRIRGVLSTKGKI, from the coding sequence ATGAAACGCAGAGCGACGATCGAACGCAAAACCAAGGAAACGGACATCAAGATATCGCTGGACCTCGACGGCACCGGCGCATACAAGATCAAGACGTCGGTCCCTTTCATGGACCACATGTTCTCGCATATCGCGAAACACGGCTTCTTCGACCTGACCGTCAAGGCAACGGGCGATACGGAGATCGACGATCATCATACGGTGGAAGATCTGGGCATCGCCTTCGGCCAGGCGCTCAAGAAGGCGCTCGGCGAGAGCCGCGGCATCCGCCGCTACGGGGATGTGACGGTTCCCATGGACGAGACACTGGCGCAGGTCGTCATGGACCTTTCCGGCAGGCCTTATCTCGCCTACCAGGTGGAACTGCCGAAGAAATACAAGCTGAAGGACTTCGACCCCGGGCTCGCGGAAGATTTCTTCCAGTCCGTGGTGAACCATGCAGGGATGAACCTCCATGTCCGCCTCCACTACGGCCGCGATGTCCACCACATGCTCGAGGCCATTTTCAAGGCCTTCGGCCGCGCCCTCGATCAGGCGACGAGCATCGATCCGCGGATCAGGGGCGTGCTCTCGACCAAGGGGAAAATTTAA
- a CDS encoding response regulator: MFGFPGKSILVVDDSAIMRMFLVMNLKRMVKVNIVEAVNGLDALVKLKSGTFDLLLTDMNMPGMDGAQLVRHVRIGLKSDMPIVIITTKGERGDRERGMSMGANSYLTKPVNPADLIKTVLKHLGGYQL; encoded by the coding sequence ATGTTTGGTTTTCCCGGCAAGTCGATACTCGTCGTCGATGATTCGGCGATCATGCGCATGTTCCTCGTCATGAACCTGAAGCGGATGGTGAAGGTGAATATCGTCGAGGCCGTGAACGGGCTGGATGCGCTGGTAAAATTGAAGAGCGGAACCTTCGATCTGCTCCTCACGGACATGAACATGCCCGGGATGGACGGCGCGCAGCTGGTCAGGCATGTGCGGATCGGCTTGAAAAGCGACATGCCCATCGTGATCATCACGACCAAAGGCGAGCGGGGGGACCGGGAGCGGGGGATGTCGATGGGCGCGAACAGTTATCTCACGAAACCGGTCAATCCCGCGGATTTGATCAAAACGGTGCTGAAGCATCTCGGAGGGTACCAGCTGTAG
- the hisC gene encoding histidinol-phosphate transaminase → MSTKSTRTGNILRLVRPAVRKLAAYHVDETPVRIKLDAMENPYVLPHTVRKQIAAVAGNARINLYPDPSAKDLKKAIASLWRMKPEQMILGNGSDELIQTIILAFGGPVLVPVPTFAMYDITSRALAQGVVTAPLDENFDLDADAMIRAAKKSRARLIFLAVPNNPTGNRFSDRAVRAIMERSGAAVVIDEAYYSFSGRTWLAQMKKYPNLIILRTLSKIGFAGLRIGVLTASEEIVNELNKIRLPYNINSLSQAVAVAALEHRDVIDRQIGLLISERQKLYNALSRMPGVVAYPSETNFILIRSKSDATAIHKKLKRSGILVKNLDRPGPLKNCLRVTIGTPEENREFLNKLKTILAADLRR, encoded by the coding sequence ATGAGCACAAAATCGACAAGAACAGGCAATATCCTGAGGCTCGTGAGGCCAGCGGTCAGGAAGCTCGCAGCATACCACGTGGATGAAACGCCGGTCCGAATCAAGCTCGACGCGATGGAGAACCCCTACGTTCTGCCGCATACCGTGCGGAAACAGATCGCCGCTGTTGCCGGAAACGCGCGGATCAACCTGTACCCCGACCCTTCGGCAAAGGATCTGAAAAAGGCCATCGCGTCGCTCTGGCGTATGAAGCCGGAACAGATGATCCTCGGCAACGGGTCCGATGAGCTGATCCAGACCATTATCCTCGCTTTCGGCGGTCCGGTGCTGGTCCCGGTTCCGACCTTCGCAATGTACGACATCACCTCGCGGGCACTGGCACAAGGCGTCGTCACGGCCCCCCTGGATGAAAACTTCGACCTTGACGCCGACGCAATGATCCGGGCGGCGAAGAAGAGCCGGGCCAGGCTGATCTTCCTTGCCGTCCCGAACAATCCCACGGGAAACCGGTTCTCTGACAGGGCGGTCCGAGCGATCATGGAGAGAAGCGGAGCCGCTGTCGTCATTGATGAAGCCTATTACAGTTTTTCGGGCAGGACGTGGCTGGCGCAGATGAAGAAGTATCCGAACCTGATCATTCTCCGGACGCTCTCCAAGATCGGGTTCGCCGGGCTCCGGATTGGCGTATTGACCGCGTCCGAAGAGATCGTAAACGAGCTGAACAAAATCCGGTTGCCCTACAACATCAACAGCCTGTCCCAGGCGGTCGCGGTTGCGGCCCTGGAGCACAGGGATGTCATCGACCGCCAGATAGGCCTGTTGATTTCAGAGCGTCAAAAGCTCTATAATGCACTCTCGCGTATGCCGGGGGTCGTTGCCTACCCGTCTGAGACCAACTTCATCCTGATACGAAGCAAATCGGACGCTACGGCCATCCATAAGAAATTAAAGCGGTCCGGAATACTGGTCAAGAACTTGGACAGGCCGGGTCCGCTCAAAAACTGCCTGCGCGTGACCATCGGCACGCCGGAAGAGAATCGGGAGTTTTTAAATAAACTGAAAACCATTTTGGCCGCAGATTTGCGCAGATGA
- the hisF gene encoding imidazole glycerol phosphate synthase subunit HisF gives MLTKRIIPCLDVKAGRVVKGVSFVNLRDAGDPVEIAKVYDEQGADELTFLDITASHEERGIILDIVRRTAEQVFMPLTVGGGIRTLDDIRNLLLAGCDKVSINTTAVHDPEFIKAASMRFGSQCIVVAIDAKQVVAHDRDFKPPLAWADDPKYRQLFLSHSELETPGAERKWEVYTHGGRKPMGIDAVAWARMMEEYGAGEILLTSMDQDGQKNGYDLSLTRAVAEAVSVPVIASGGVGNLEHIYQGLTAGKADAALAASIFHFREYTIRQAKDYLKERGVPVRL, from the coding sequence ATGCTGACAAAACGAATCATACCCTGCCTCGATGTGAAGGCGGGAAGGGTCGTCAAGGGCGTGAGCTTCGTGAACCTGCGAGATGCCGGCGACCCGGTTGAGATCGCGAAGGTCTACGACGAGCAGGGCGCCGACGAACTCACGTTCCTGGACATCACGGCGTCCCATGAGGAACGCGGCATCATACTCGACATCGTCCGCCGCACCGCGGAGCAGGTCTTCATGCCGCTCACGGTCGGCGGCGGTATCAGGACCCTCGACGACATCAGGAACCTCCTCCTCGCCGGCTGCGACAAGGTCTCGATCAATACCACCGCGGTCCACGACCCCGAGTTCATCAAGGCGGCCTCCATGCGCTTCGGCAGCCAGTGCATCGTGGTCGCCATCGACGCAAAGCAGGTCGTTGCCCATGACCGGGACTTCAAGCCCCCGCTTGCGTGGGCAGACGATCCGAAATACAGGCAGCTCTTCCTCTCACACTCAGAACTCGAAACTCCAGGCGCCGAACGTAAATGGGAGGTCTACACCCACGGCGGCAGAAAGCCCATGGGCATCGATGCGGTTGCGTGGGCGCGGATGATGGAGGAGTACGGAGCCGGCGAGATCCTGCTTACGAGCATGGACCAGGACGGCCAGAAGAACGGCTATGACCTTTCACTCACGCGGGCCGTCGCGGAGGCGGTGTCGGTCCCGGTCATCGCGTCGGGCGGCGTCGGGAACCTGGAGCATATCTATCAGGGGTTGACCGCGGGCAAGGCGGACGCCGCGCTCGCGGCATCGATCTTTCACTTCCGGGAGTATACTATCAGGCAGGCAAAGGATTATTTAAAGGAGCGGGGAGTGCCCGTGAGATTGTAA